A part of Halobacillus shinanisalinarum genomic DNA contains:
- a CDS encoding MFS transporter, which yields MMDPLSSHASTDETPEWKRNFPAFRLIGGNVISFLGDQIYLLALPLIVLALTGSPLAMGFVAALERLPVLLQPLTGVIADRFHRKGILLLCDAGRGMIIGAVGVLFIRDTLAMWQLYSAALLIGTLSQLYHTAQFATIPQLVRNNELAKANSINTGLFQTAVLVGPGLGGILINAFHPGYALMANSLSFFLAFCAVSTLKIQSPAKDSRQKGVVEDIREGFSYLLQTKPILFTNLAMLFSIFGTTLFLTMMVFYMRDGIRLTVVEIGWVLSFGGAAAVGGAILTSILRKWWTYRQILFTASLIGGVSIIGFSHFQSFWWLVVMNAVGTFCAAIKSPSIVTIRQRLTPSQLLGRVQATSRFMTWILMPAAALMAGVISEWSSTEATIFLGGVIVVIASSFYLHPSLKTA from the coding sequence ATGATGGATCCGTTATCCAGTCATGCTTCCACAGATGAAACCCCAGAGTGGAAACGGAACTTTCCCGCCTTTCGCTTAATAGGGGGAAATGTGATCTCTTTCCTCGGTGATCAAATCTATTTATTAGCACTACCGCTAATCGTTTTAGCATTGACTGGGTCTCCACTAGCCATGGGGTTCGTAGCTGCACTAGAACGTTTGCCCGTTCTACTTCAGCCTCTAACAGGTGTAATTGCGGATCGCTTTCACCGCAAAGGGATATTACTGCTTTGTGATGCGGGAAGAGGAATGATCATTGGTGCGGTGGGAGTGCTATTTATTAGGGATACCCTCGCGATGTGGCAGTTATATAGTGCGGCACTACTGATTGGTACATTGAGTCAGCTCTATCACACAGCCCAATTTGCTACAATTCCTCAATTGGTTAGGAATAATGAACTGGCAAAAGCAAATTCCATAAATACAGGTTTGTTTCAAACGGCCGTACTAGTAGGACCTGGATTGGGTGGAATATTAATTAACGCTTTCCATCCTGGGTATGCCCTTATGGCTAACAGCTTAAGCTTTTTCTTAGCCTTTTGTGCTGTGTCCACCTTGAAGATCCAATCACCTGCAAAAGATTCTCGACAAAAAGGGGTAGTGGAGGATATAAGAGAAGGCTTTTCGTATTTATTGCAAACAAAGCCCATTCTTTTCACCAATTTAGCTATGTTATTTTCTATTTTCGGTACGACATTGTTCTTAACGATGATGGTCTTCTACATGAGGGATGGGATAAGGTTAACAGTTGTGGAAATTGGATGGGTGTTATCTTTTGGAGGAGCGGCTGCGGTAGGAGGGGCTATTTTAACATCGATTTTAAGAAAATGGTGGACCTATAGGCAGATATTATTCACTGCTTCTCTCATTGGAGGGGTGTCTATCATCGGTTTTAGCCATTTCCAATCCTTCTGGTGGTTGGTAGTGATGAATGCAGTAGGGACTTTTTGTGCAGCAATTAAGAGTCCTTCCATTGTAACGATTCGTCAAAGGCTTACGCCTAGTCAATTGTTAGGGAGAGTTCAAGCTACAAGCCGTTTCATGACATGGATTTTGATGCCTGCAGCGGCTCTCATGGCTGGGGTCATCTCTGAATGGTCCAGCACGGAGGCTACAATTTTTTTGGGAGGAGTGATCGTTGTGATTGCCTCGTCCTTCTATCTTCATCCTTCGTTGAAGACAGCTTGA
- a CDS encoding mechanosensitive ion channel family protein, with product MEEFVLQWEKAVEYLTGPDLWIALAEGLFKILLILFISFLIIRVGSKIISQFFENRRRGPFRITARRESTLKKLVINTLTYIVYFTAFIMILEVFTIKIAPLLAGAGVAGLAIGFGAQNLVRDIISGFFIIFEDQFSVGDYILTSGVEGFVEEIGLRTSKVKSWTGEVHILPNGNITQVTNYSIHNSIAVVDVRIAYENDVEQAEQVISELLEELPERYEQMTAMPELLGVDNLNASELIMRIIGETVPMEHWGVARMIRKEVKQRLQEKGIEIPYPRIVMYSRHEEESTQETS from the coding sequence ATGGAGGAATTCGTTTTACAATGGGAAAAAGCCGTTGAGTATCTGACGGGACCTGATTTATGGATTGCTTTGGCGGAAGGCTTGTTCAAAATATTGCTGATTCTATTCATTTCGTTTCTCATCATTCGAGTTGGCAGTAAAATTATTTCACAGTTTTTCGAGAACCGCAGACGGGGCCCGTTTAGAATAACAGCTCGTCGTGAATCTACCCTTAAGAAGCTTGTGATTAATACACTGACCTATATTGTTTATTTCACGGCGTTTATTATGATACTAGAAGTGTTTACTATTAAAATAGCCCCGTTGCTTGCTGGTGCAGGGGTCGCCGGTTTAGCTATCGGCTTTGGGGCCCAAAACCTTGTACGTGATATCATTTCAGGCTTTTTTATTATCTTTGAAGATCAGTTTTCAGTAGGTGATTATATTCTAACTTCTGGTGTAGAGGGGTTTGTAGAAGAAATAGGACTTCGTACATCTAAGGTGAAAAGCTGGACAGGAGAGGTACATATCCTTCCGAACGGAAATATTACACAAGTGACAAACTATTCTATTCATAATAGTATTGCTGTAGTTGATGTAAGAATAGCTTATGAAAATGATGTTGAACAGGCGGAACAAGTAATTTCTGAACTGCTGGAAGAACTACCAGAACGTTATGAACAAATGACAGCAATGCCAGAATTGCTTGGTGTAGATAATTTAAATGCATCTGAATTAATTATGAGAATTATTGGTGAAACAGTTCCTATGGAGCACTGGGGTGTTGCTCGCATGATTCGCAAGGAAGTGAAACAGCGTCTACAGGAAAAAGGAATTGAAATCCCTTACCCGCGTATTGTAATGTATTCTCGTCATGAAGAAGAATCGACCCAAGAAACATCTTAG
- a CDS encoding ParB/RepB/Spo0J family partition protein — translation MARGLGKGINALFTDMNAEGDEQIHEIKVKSCRPNPYQPRKHFTEEAIEELKQSIEEHGILQPLIVRNSIKGYEIVVGERRFRAAIKAGLESVPVLIRELTDDQMMELALLENLQREDLTPIEEAHAYQNLIKELGVTQDSLSKRLGKSRSHIANLVRLLTLPTEVSERINNGSLSMGHGRALLGLKDKKKVLPVMERIEAEGLNVRQVEKLILELNDRKNEQVKKEPEKDIFIREREESLKKCLGTDVTIHKGKRKGKIEIEFFNDEDLERILHWFENE, via the coding sequence ATGGCGAGAGGGTTAGGTAAAGGAATAAATGCTCTGTTTACCGACATGAATGCGGAAGGCGATGAGCAGATTCATGAAATAAAAGTGAAAAGTTGTAGACCCAATCCATATCAACCGCGTAAACACTTCACTGAGGAAGCCATTGAAGAGTTGAAACAATCGATAGAGGAGCATGGAATCCTTCAACCTTTAATTGTCAGGAATAGTATTAAAGGCTATGAAATTGTGGTAGGGGAACGTCGTTTTCGTGCAGCTATAAAAGCGGGGCTTGAATCGGTACCTGTTTTGATCCGAGAGTTAACCGATGATCAAATGATGGAGTTAGCATTGCTAGAAAATCTTCAACGTGAGGATTTAACACCTATTGAAGAAGCACACGCCTATCAGAACCTCATCAAAGAATTAGGTGTGACTCAAGATAGTCTCTCTAAACGGCTTGGTAAAAGCCGCTCCCATATTGCGAATCTGGTACGATTGCTTACACTCCCCACTGAAGTGAGTGAGCGAATTAACAACGGGTCCTTATCAATGGGGCATGGAAGAGCCTTACTAGGGTTGAAAGATAAGAAAAAGGTCCTCCCTGTTATGGAAAGGATTGAAGCGGAAGGGTTAAACGTACGCCAGGTAGAAAAGCTCATTCTAGAATTAAATGATCGAAAGAACGAGCAGGTGAAAAAAGAACCGGAAAAGGATATTTTTATTCGTGAAAGGGAAGAAAGCCTCAAAAAATGCCTTGGAACAGATGTAACCATTCATAAAGGTAAACGTAAAGGGAAAATTGAGATTGAGTTTTTTAATGATGAGGATTTAGAAAGAATTTTGCACTGGTTTGAAAATGAATAA
- the noc gene encoding nucleoid occlusion protein, translated as MLHPFSRLFGLGDKSDSDSNNNEEEYNPDEVMQVPVERVQPNRYQPRAIFNNEKISELAQTIHTHGMIQPIVVRRLNEEQYELIAGERRWRAVQLLEWENIPAILRDMDDAQTASVALIENLQREELTVIEEATAYARLIEIHELTQEALAQRLGKSQSTVANKMRLLKLPESVQQAVMDKEITERHARALIVLKDKENQEKLLDEIIEKQLNVKQTEERIAKLQDPKPKKKKPKLKGVNKDMRIAMNTIRQSLDMVSDTGVDLETNEEEHDDYYQFTIKIPKKKP; from the coding sequence GTGTTACATCCTTTTAGTCGTCTGTTCGGGCTGGGAGACAAGTCAGATTCAGATAGTAATAATAACGAAGAAGAATACAATCCTGATGAAGTCATGCAGGTTCCTGTCGAACGTGTTCAGCCGAACCGTTATCAGCCAAGGGCCATTTTTAACAATGAAAAGATTAGTGAACTCGCCCAAACGATACATACGCATGGGATGATTCAGCCGATTGTAGTTCGTCGTTTAAATGAGGAGCAGTATGAATTAATTGCAGGAGAGCGCAGGTGGCGCGCTGTTCAATTACTTGAATGGGAGAACATTCCTGCTATTCTTCGAGATATGGATGATGCTCAAACAGCTTCTGTTGCCTTAATTGAAAACTTACAGCGTGAAGAGTTAACAGTTATAGAGGAAGCTACAGCGTATGCACGGTTGATTGAAATCCATGAGTTGACTCAAGAGGCGCTTGCTCAACGTCTTGGTAAAAGCCAATCAACAGTTGCCAATAAGATGCGACTGCTCAAACTCCCTGAGTCTGTCCAGCAGGCAGTGATGGATAAGGAGATTACGGAACGGCATGCTAGGGCTCTGATTGTTTTGAAAGATAAGGAGAATCAAGAAAAACTTCTTGATGAAATTATTGAGAAACAGCTTAATGTAAAGCAGACGGAGGAACGGATTGCGAAGCTCCAAGATCCGAAACCCAAGAAGAAAAAACCGAAGCTAAAAGGTGTCAATAAAGACATGAGGATTGCGATGAATACAATTCGTCAATCGCTTGATATGGTGTCGGATACTGGTGTTGATCTGGAAACGAACGAAGAAGAACACGACGACTATTATCAATTCACTATAAAAATCCCTAAGAAAAAACCATAG
- a CDS encoding DUF554 domain-containing protein has product MVLLGTIINGVCIFGGSLLGLFFTKIPERFKETVMSGVGLAVILIGMQMGFETSNIVVVLLSLLTGAILGEGLHLEERLEYIGRWIERKLTKPDQKSTIAQGFITASLIFVIGALSVIGALDSGLRNDHEVLITKAIIDGFVALVLTSTLGIGVIFSVIPVVLYEGSIALLATQINRWIPQEMLDLFIIEMTATGGLLIVAIGLNLLKLTKIRVANLLPSLFMVGVILYIMQWF; this is encoded by the coding sequence ATGGTCTTATTGGGCACAATTATAAATGGAGTGTGTATCTTTGGCGGTTCCCTATTAGGTTTATTCTTTACTAAAATTCCCGAGCGTTTTAAGGAAACGGTGATGAGTGGTGTCGGTTTAGCTGTTATTCTGATTGGAATGCAGATGGGATTTGAAACGTCTAACATTGTTGTTGTGCTGCTTAGTTTGTTAACTGGTGCCATTTTGGGAGAGGGTTTACATCTGGAAGAGCGTTTGGAGTATATTGGACGTTGGATTGAGAGAAAGCTTACAAAGCCTGATCAGAAGTCTACAATTGCTCAAGGGTTTATTACAGCTTCGCTTATTTTTGTCATTGGTGCCCTCTCTGTTATTGGTGCACTGGATAGTGGCCTTCGAAACGATCATGAGGTGTTGATTACTAAAGCGATTATAGATGGGTTTGTTGCCCTAGTATTGACATCTACATTAGGGATCGGTGTAATTTTTTCGGTTATTCCAGTTGTGCTTTATGAGGGTTCGATTGCGTTACTTGCAACACAAATTAACCGGTGGATTCCACAGGAAATGCTTGACTTATTTATTATAGAAATGACCGCAACCGGAGGATTACTCATTGTAGCCATTGGTCTAAATTTACTAAAGTTAACCAAAATACGAGTCGCAAATTTATTACCCTCTTTGTTTATGGTTGGGGTGATTTTATATATTATGCAGTGGTTTTAA
- a CDS encoding YkvI family membrane protein: MCLIIGTMIGAGYASGRELWQFFGQDSSLAILLFTIMFIICCMTIMKISYEQRAGHYLPVLRKIVGRHLTGVYDGMIILYLFTTTVIMLAGSGATWQAFHFSYRLGVLALIIPLILLFVWDVKGIVAVNSLILPLLIGGLLFVLILFITDQNLSMFAHINETSNWTAAFPFTALNIVPLIAVLGAIGNKMESKREIWVASVGSGLVLGVVSYLYNNSLIQISEDIILYEIPLFAILKHYPFEMMVFMSIVMWVAIFTTAASGILGLVTRFRDYLRQPLWVLAMATIAIMLPFTSFGFSTLIEYLYPLYGLLNLYVLASILLSPFLHRFKIR, from the coding sequence ATGTGTTTGATTATAGGCACGATGATTGGAGCAGGATACGCTTCAGGTAGAGAACTATGGCAGTTTTTTGGACAAGATAGTAGTCTGGCTATCTTGTTATTTACTATTATGTTCATTATTTGTTGCATGACTATTATGAAGATCAGTTATGAACAGAGGGCTGGACACTATCTACCTGTACTTAGAAAAATTGTGGGAAGGCACTTAACGGGCGTCTACGATGGGATGATTATTTTATATTTGTTTACGACGACGGTAATTATGCTTGCAGGTAGTGGTGCAACATGGCAGGCTTTTCACTTTTCCTATCGTTTAGGTGTACTGGCTCTCATCATTCCATTAATCTTGCTGTTTGTCTGGGATGTGAAAGGAATTGTAGCCGTAAACAGCTTGATTTTACCTTTATTGATTGGCGGATTGCTTTTTGTTTTGATCCTTTTTATTACAGACCAGAACCTTTCTATGTTCGCCCATATCAATGAGACAAGCAACTGGACTGCTGCCTTTCCTTTTACAGCACTTAACATCGTTCCATTGATTGCTGTTCTCGGGGCGATTGGGAATAAAATGGAAAGCAAAAGAGAGATATGGGTAGCGAGTGTGGGGAGTGGTCTTGTACTTGGTGTTGTTTCCTATTTATATAATAATAGTTTGATTCAAATTTCAGAAGATATCATTTTATATGAAATACCATTATTTGCCATATTGAAGCATTATCCCTTTGAAATGATGGTCTTTATGTCTATCGTCATGTGGGTAGCGATCTTTACAACGGCAGCTTCGGGCATCCTTGGATTGGTTACTCGCTTTAGAGACTATTTACGCCAGCCTTTGTGGGTACTGGCTATGGCAACTATAGCAATCATGCTTCCTTTTACATCTTTTGGCTTTTCAACACTAATTGAATATTTGTATCCATTATATGGCCTCCTGAATTTATATGTATTGGCCTCAATCCTATTATCTCCCTTCCTGCACCGATTCAAAATTCGATGA
- a CDS encoding DUF951 domain-containing protein yields MPDKTYQLNDVVQMKKAHPCGENRWKIIRMGADIRIKCEGCGHSVLIPRKKFETKMKKVLETSE; encoded by the coding sequence ATGCCGGATAAAACCTATCAATTAAACGATGTTGTCCAAATGAAGAAAGCTCATCCGTGCGGAGAGAACCGCTGGAAAATTATTCGTATGGGCGCAGACATTCGCATTAAATGCGAAGGCTGTGGACACAGTGTGCTAATCCCGAGGAAAAAGTTTGAAACAAAGATGAAGAAAGTACTAGAGACGAGCGAATAA
- the msrB gene encoding peptide-methionine (R)-S-oxide reductase MsrB, with amino-acid sequence MNKFLLVSIVALVGLAVFIGPGVYNKIFGEERNKERTVEVKNDGGEKVTYSQAELKEMLTPIQYNVTQKNGTEKAFENKYWDNKKEGIYVDIISGEPLFSSTDKFYSGTGWPSFTKPLVEGNIVKKEDPGIFGTRTEIRSKEADSHVGHVFNDGPKPTGLRYCMNSAAMDFVPKENLEEKGYGEFMYLFESEN; translated from the coding sequence GTGAATAAATTTTTGTTAGTTTCAATCGTTGCCTTGGTCGGTTTGGCTGTCTTCATTGGTCCAGGAGTCTATAATAAGATATTTGGTGAAGAACGCAATAAGGAACGTACAGTTGAAGTGAAAAATGATGGCGGAGAGAAGGTCACATATTCTCAAGCCGAGTTAAAAGAAATGCTTACACCCATACAATATAATGTCACTCAAAAGAATGGAACAGAAAAGGCCTTTGAAAATAAGTATTGGGATAATAAAAAAGAGGGGATTTATGTAGACATTATATCTGGAGAGCCTCTTTTCAGCTCCACTGATAAATTTTATTCAGGTACAGGCTGGCCGAGTTTTACTAAACCGTTAGTTGAGGGGAATATTGTTAAAAAAGAGGATCCTGGTATCTTTGGTACTAGAACAGAGATTAGAAGCAAGGAAGCTGATTCACATGTTGGTCATGTTTTTAACGATGGTCCAAAGCCAACAGGCTTACGTTATTGCATGAACTCTGCAGCTATGGATTTTGTTCCTAAGGAAAACCTTGAAGAAAAGGGGTATGGAGAGTTTATGTACTTGTTTGAAAGCGAGAATTAG
- the yyaC gene encoding spore protease YyaC encodes MNVRDKFSKGEQRVHVDHPQMSEQLSDYLLQSLPNNKQVIIACIGTDRSTGDSLGPLIGSMLQDRPFKTFHVYGTLEEPLHALNLKETIKAIHRTHPQPFILAIDACLGKNSSVGSVSIGQGTLNPGAALKKDLPPVGDMHISGMVNVGGFMEYVVLQNTRLHHVMNMAAKIAAGIRLAEKKRSYVYQPYSAATKKQQR; translated from the coding sequence ATGAATGTTAGGGACAAGTTTTCAAAAGGGGAGCAGCGCGTGCATGTTGACCATCCGCAAATGAGTGAACAATTAAGTGATTATTTGCTTCAATCCCTTCCAAATAATAAACAGGTGATCATTGCATGTATTGGTACCGATCGTTCAACAGGCGATTCATTAGGGCCTCTGATCGGATCGATGCTTCAAGATAGGCCTTTCAAAACCTTCCATGTATATGGAACATTAGAAGAACCCCTGCATGCATTGAACTTAAAAGAGACGATAAAGGCCATTCATCGCACTCATCCACAGCCTTTTATTCTTGCCATCGACGCTTGTCTCGGGAAAAATTCTTCCGTTGGGAGTGTTTCGATAGGACAGGGAACTCTCAACCCTGGAGCAGCTCTGAAAAAGGACCTTCCTCCTGTTGGTGACATGCATATAAGTGGAATGGTTAACGTTGGTGGGTTTATGGAGTACGTTGTCTTACAAAACACACGTCTTCATCATGTAATGAATATGGCGGCCAAGATAGCTGCTGGAATCCGTCTTGCCGAAAAGAAACGAAGTTATGTGTATCAACCTTACTCAGCAGCAACAAAAAAACAACAACGGTAA
- a CDS encoding ArsR/SmtB family transcription factor — MEVIQTTSRKRETYRTKVEQSLLYEAALGIAAVTNTPLLDTLEKSDLDAVKKQLSNEMNDQLQYVEENNTWKSLLQLLHQDSFPNLDAFIEFIQQLDVNKLKYICLPYLGLAFQELRDQASKGDKKAVKSLQIEVENHPFFKTYISFITTIDPTQLKNHLIAVITGWYIAVIIPQEQELQAILQRDQKAKQDMSKNIDAESLVEWATGGIKYFPEPSVYRVLLIPQRTYRPWNVEADIEGTKIFYYPVSNDSIYKDDPYAPDQFLVQKYKALGDEVRMKIVKLLFEKERTLHELTDTLNMGKSTIHHHLKLLKSARIVEGERSIYRLKKNSVDMMATELEHFIGSLP; from the coding sequence GGAAACCTATCGGACAAAAGTAGAGCAGTCATTGCTTTACGAAGCTGCTCTTGGCATTGCAGCTGTTACGAACACTCCACTTTTAGATACGCTTGAAAAGTCAGATTTGGATGCTGTAAAGAAACAACTTTCGAATGAAATGAATGACCAACTTCAATACGTTGAAGAGAACAACACTTGGAAGTCATTGCTTCAACTCCTTCACCAAGATTCCTTTCCAAACTTAGATGCCTTCATTGAATTTATCCAACAACTAGATGTGAACAAACTCAAATATATTTGCTTGCCATATTTAGGCCTTGCTTTTCAAGAGTTACGTGACCAAGCATCTAAAGGGGATAAAAAGGCCGTTAAGTCGTTACAAATAGAAGTAGAGAACCACCCCTTTTTTAAAACATACATTTCCTTTATAACAACTATAGATCCTACACAACTTAAAAACCACTTAATCGCTGTTATAACAGGCTGGTACATAGCTGTAATAATACCTCAGGAACAGGAATTGCAAGCCATACTACAGCGTGATCAAAAAGCAAAGCAAGATATGTCTAAAAATATAGACGCGGAGTCTCTTGTAGAATGGGCGACAGGAGGTATCAAATATTTCCCAGAGCCAAGTGTGTACCGAGTACTATTAATTCCACAACGAACGTATCGGCCATGGAACGTGGAAGCGGACATTGAGGGAACAAAAATTTTCTATTATCCTGTTTCCAATGACAGCATTTATAAGGATGACCCTTATGCTCCTGATCAATTTCTTGTCCAGAAATATAAAGCATTAGGCGATGAAGTGAGGATGAAAATAGTTAAGCTTTTATTTGAAAAGGAACGTACTTTACATGAGCTTACGGATACCCTTAACATGGGAAAATCAACTATCCACCACCATTTGAAACTGTTGAAGTCTGCCCGAATCGTAGAAGGTGAGCGTTCCATTTATCGTTTGAAGAAAAATTCGGTCGATATGATGGCGACAGAACTTGAGCATTTCATTGGTAGTCTGCCATGA